The stretch of DNA GATACCGTGGCCGAGCGGATCGCCATCGCGCTCAAGGCACAGAAGCTGATCTTCCTGACCGGCGTGCCCGGCGTGCTCCGCGACCGAAATGATCCCGCCTCGCTGGTGACGTTCGCAGATCCGGACGATCTGACGCAGCTGATGGAGTCGGGGGCGCTGGCGGGTGGGATGCGGCCCAAGGTCGAGGCCTGCATCCGCGCAGCTACCAGCGGTGTCGAACGGACCCATATCATCGACGGTCGTGCTACCGATTCGCTGTTGCAGGAAGTATTCACCGGATCTGGTGCGGGTACCATGATCGTGGGCAAGAAGGAAAAGGCAACCTACGTCGGGGCCGAACTTGCGGAATGAAGTCGAGTTTCTGAAGGAGTTGGTGGCGATTCCCTCGGTCAGTGGAACCGAAGCGGAGATCGCCACCTTCGTCGAGGGTCGGGCCCGCGCCCTTGGCCTCGATGTTGTCAACGACGACACCGGCGTCAAGATCATCGTCGAGACAGGGCGGCCGGGTCGGACCCTCGCGTTCATTTCCCACCTCGATGTCGTTCCCGCGGGCGAAGGGTGGACCCGCGATCCGTTCACGCCGACGGTCGAAGGCGATCTCCTCTACGGTCGCGGCTCAGGCGATGCCAAAGCATCGGTGTCAGCGATGTTCATGGCGGCGCTCGATTTTGCCGAGCGACGTGGGGAGGACGTGGGCGGCCGCCTCGTGGTCGTCTTCGGACTGGGCGAAGAGACGCGGAACACGAGCATGGGTCGCGCGGTTGCGACACTGCCGCCGATCGATGCAACCGTCGTTGGTGAGCCTACCAACCTGCGGATCTCCAATGCGCAGCGCGGCTTGATGATGGTCGATCTGATTGCCAAGGGCGATCAGCGTCATGCCGGCTACGCGTCCCAGGGCGGCTTTACCAACGCGATTACCGAGCTGGCCAGCGACCTCGTCAAGTTGCCCGACCTGCTGAGTGAGCGGATTCACCCGATTCTGGGCCGGGCCACGGTCACCGCAACGATGATGTCGGCCGGGGTGAGCCGCAACGTCACGCCCCCGTCGGCCAAGGCGATCCTCGATATTCGGAGCACGCCGTCGTGGGAGCATTCCGAAATCGCCGAGGTGCTTCGTACGGCGCTCGACTGCGAAGTCGTGGTAACGTCGGAACGGTTGGTGCCCTGCGAGACGCCAGCACAGTCGCGGCTGCTCGATGCGGCCCGACGCCTCAATCCGACGATCGAGACCTTTGGCAGTCCAACCTGTTCTGATTGGGTGTTCGTCCGTCACACCGACGCCGTCAAAGTCGGACCTGGCACCAGTACGCGGTCGCACACGCCAGACGAGAGCGTCGACCTTCCCGAAGTGGTCGCTGCACGCGGATTCTATCGGGCTCTGGCCGAGGAGTACCTCCGATGAAAACACTCTGGTCGCAGGCGACGCCGCCGGATGAGCTGATGCTCGCCTACACCGTGGGCGATGACCGTCATTGGGACGGCGTGCTCTTGCAGTGGGACGTGATCGGCAGTCTCGGGCATATCGAAGGGCTTCTGGCCTCTGGGCTGATCTCGCGGGCCGATCGCGACAAGATCAAGGCCACCCTGCGCAAGGCGCTCAAGGCCGTGCGTGCCGGCAAGCTCGTCATCGGCCCGGAGCACGAAGACGCCCACTCGGCCATCGAGGCCTGGGTCACCAAGCGAGTCGGCAGTGCTGGTGAGCGCATCCACACCGGGCGGTCGCGCAACGATCAGGTCGCGGTCGATATCCGGCTCTTCCTCAAAGATCGGCTGCTGCACCTGCACTCGCTGGCACTCGGCTTGGCGCGGGCGCTGCTGACCTTTGCCGACGACCATCAGGACGCGCTCTGGCCTGGCTATACCCATCTGCGGCGTGCGATGCCCTCGAGCGCCGGACTCTGGGCGGGTGCGCTGGCCGGCAGCCTGATCGACACCGCGGGGTCGCTCGACGCGGTCTGGCGCGGGGTCGATCGCTCGCCGCTGGGCAGCGGGGCTGGCTATGGTGTTCCGTTGCCGATTCAGCGTGAAGTGGCAGCCTCTGCGTTAGGCTTCGGCGGTCTCGAACACAACGTTGCACAGGTACAGAACGGCCGCGGCAAGCTCGAGGGTGCTGTGCTCTTCTGGTGCGTTCAGCTTGGCCACGACCTGTCGAAGCTCGCAAGCGACGTAATTCTGCTGAGCGGCGAGGAATTCGGTGTGCTCGAACTGCCGGCGGCGTTTGCGACCGGGTCGAGCATCATGCCCCACAAGCGGAACCCCGATGTCTTCGAACTGACCCGGGGACGAGCTGCGTCGCTCGAGGGCGATCTTGCCGCTACGCTGGCGTTGCGCGGCAAGCTGACGAGCGGCTACCATCGCGACTTTCAGCTGCTCAAAGAGCCCCTGGTGCGCGGGCTCTCGCGCACCGAGGAAATGCTCGCGATGATGGCGCAGGTCGTGCCTGCGCTGGGCGTCAACCGAAGCCGCGGTCTTGCCATGCTCGAAGGCGGCGTTCTGGCTACCGACGAAGTGATGCGTCGTGTCGAGCGCGGAACCCCGTTCCGGCAGGCTTATCGCGAAGTTGCCGCTGCGATCAAAGCCGGTGAGGCACTGCCGGCGCCGACACCCAAGGAAATCGTGGCGCGTCGCAAGTCGACCGGCGGCCTCGGCAAGCTCGACCTTGCCGTTCCGAAGAAGCAGTTGGCGGCAGCGGCCGAATGGAACACGGCTGAGCGTCGTCGCTTCGTCAAAGCGGTCGGCGCGCTGGTCGGGAGGAACTGATGATCCGCGGCGACCGGCGCCAGCGTCACCTCAAGATTCTCGAGCTGATCGAGACCCACGCGATCCGGACCCAGGAGGAACTGGCGGATGCGCTGGCCCGTGAGGGCTGGGAGGTGACGCAGTCATCGGTTAGTCGCGACATCTCGGCGCTCAACCTCGTCAAGGTC from Gemmatimonadales bacterium encodes:
- a CDS encoding M20/M25/M40 family metallo-hydrolase, encoding MRNEVEFLKELVAIPSVSGTEAEIATFVEGRARALGLDVVNDDTGVKIIVETGRPGRTLAFISHLDVVPAGEGWTRDPFTPTVEGDLLYGRGSGDAKASVSAMFMAALDFAERRGEDVGGRLVVVFGLGEETRNTSMGRAVATLPPIDATVVGEPTNLRISNAQRGLMMVDLIAKGDQRHAGYASQGGFTNAITELASDLVKLPDLLSERIHPILGRATVTATMMSAGVSRNVTPPSAKAILDIRSTPSWEHSEIAEVLRTALDCEVVVTSERLVPCETPAQSRLLDAARRLNPTIETFGSPTCSDWVFVRHTDAVKVGPGTSTRSHTPDESVDLPEVVAARGFYRALAEEYLR
- the argH gene encoding argininosuccinate lyase → MKTLWSQATPPDELMLAYTVGDDRHWDGVLLQWDVIGSLGHIEGLLASGLISRADRDKIKATLRKALKAVRAGKLVIGPEHEDAHSAIEAWVTKRVGSAGERIHTGRSRNDQVAVDIRLFLKDRLLHLHSLALGLARALLTFADDHQDALWPGYTHLRRAMPSSAGLWAGALAGSLIDTAGSLDAVWRGVDRSPLGSGAGYGVPLPIQREVAASALGFGGLEHNVAQVQNGRGKLEGAVLFWCVQLGHDLSKLASDVILLSGEEFGVLELPAAFATGSSIMPHKRNPDVFELTRGRAASLEGDLAATLALRGKLTSGYHRDFQLLKEPLVRGLSRTEEMLAMMAQVVPALGVNRSRGLAMLEGGVLATDEVMRRVERGTPFRQAYREVAAAIKAGEALPAPTPKEIVARRKSTGGLGKLDLAVPKKQLAAAAEWNTAERRRFVKAVGALVGRN